One window from the genome of Natrinema caseinilyticum encodes:
- the rdfA gene encoding rod-determining factor RdfA, giving the protein MTDDELDHCGCKVGRAIDAYGLRELDAELRDRRERDDLSLRALADVTNTRILGAAMENADVDVVGDPSSVYEALTGDDVAPEHRADVRDQLNYAGIDVTGVTDDFVSHQTVRAHLADCLDIDTSRQGVTDITEGREVIEWARGRDEHIVDQTLEQLRRNDELKVGSLDVTHSVRITCTVCGSSYPVEELLDRGRCACREK; this is encoded by the coding sequence ATGACCGACGACGAATTGGACCATTGTGGCTGCAAAGTTGGACGAGCTATCGACGCCTACGGTCTCCGGGAGCTCGATGCAGAACTTCGCGACCGACGTGAGCGCGACGACCTGAGCCTGCGAGCCCTCGCCGACGTCACCAACACCCGCATCCTCGGAGCCGCCATGGAGAACGCCGACGTCGACGTAGTGGGCGACCCCTCATCGGTGTACGAGGCACTCACCGGCGACGATGTCGCCCCCGAACATCGCGCCGACGTCCGTGACCAACTGAATTACGCTGGTATCGACGTCACGGGAGTGACCGACGACTTCGTCTCCCATCAGACAGTCCGCGCTCATCTCGCTGACTGCCTCGACATCGACACCTCACGGCAGGGCGTCACCGACATCACGGAAGGCCGTGAAGTCATCGAATGGGCACGCGGCCGCGACGAACACATCGTCGACCAAACGCTCGAACAACTACGACGCAACGACGAACTCAAAGTCGGTTCGCTCGACGTAACCCACTCGGTCCGTATTACGTGCACAGTGTGCGGTTCGTCGTACCCAGTCGAAGAACTCCTCGACCGCGGCCGCTGTGCGTGTCGTGAGAAATGA
- a CDS encoding IclR family transcriptional regulator, protein MGKEVKHPVKATEKTLAIIEALKNQDGGRVTALANSLNMSKSVVHNHLATLEKHGYVAKDGNEYRLGLKFLDLGGYIRHHMELYQISKPEIDAMAEQTGELANLLTEDDGCGVYLYRAKGEQAVDLDTYVGRRTNLHYTAQGKAILAHLPENRLEDIIEEKGLPKATENTITDRKALAETLATIRDRGYAYHEEERLEGLRSVAAPIVTDDGTVHGSISVSGPASRMQDEGGESDIPKLVCSTSNAIELNLKYANV, encoded by the coding sequence ATGGGAAAAGAGGTAAAACATCCGGTGAAGGCGACCGAGAAAACGCTCGCGATCATCGAGGCGCTCAAAAATCAAGACGGTGGCCGAGTCACTGCCCTCGCAAATTCTCTCAATATGAGCAAAAGTGTCGTTCACAACCACCTCGCGACGCTGGAGAAACACGGGTACGTGGCTAAAGACGGCAACGAATACCGACTCGGGCTGAAGTTCCTCGACCTCGGCGGGTACATCCGCCATCACATGGAACTCTACCAGATTTCCAAGCCCGAAATCGACGCGATGGCCGAACAAACGGGCGAACTTGCGAACCTCCTGACCGAGGACGACGGGTGTGGCGTCTACCTGTACCGGGCGAAGGGAGAGCAGGCAGTCGACCTCGATACGTACGTGGGCCGACGCACCAATCTCCATTACACCGCACAGGGAAAGGCGATTCTCGCCCATCTTCCGGAGAACCGTCTCGAAGATATCATCGAGGAGAAGGGGTTGCCCAAGGCGACTGAGAACACGATAACCGACCGCAAAGCGCTCGCCGAGACGCTCGCCACGATTCGCGACCGGGGGTACGCCTACCACGAAGAAGAGCGACTCGAAGGGCTCCGGTCGGTCGCCGCCCCCATCGTCACCGACGACGGCACTGTCCACGGTTCGATCAGCGTCTCCGGCCCCGCGAGTCGAATGCAGGACGAGGGAGGGGAGTCTGATATCCCCAAGTTGGTCTGCTCGACCTCCAACGCGATCGAACTCAACCTCAAGTACGCCAACGTTTGA
- a CDS encoding archaea-specific SMC-related protein, translating to MTNVGGIDDCEVTLSSGITILTGRNATNRTSFLSAIAGVLGGTAAMLKADADYGGVELALDGETYTREYTRQAGTVSVDGDPFVDEPEYVDTFACLLEDNPARRAVERGDDLREVIMRPVDTDQLRDDIRNREAERDDLRSKLDDLEATVDRRPKLERRRDERRADLEAVEDELADVRETVDAFDAAEAEAEEAESLLDELEELRGQLDDALDRKDHQESELRSLRTKRADVAAELDDIESSEEELDELDQQSTRLKRRKREVENEIDDLVRVVEFTEDLLAGETSGLRNVEDEGDVAADLDPSSKTMQCWTCGSRVEQSDIDERLETLRNLVTKKQAERDSVESDLTTVEERRRELERSSERQAELRSRLDELDREISHREQNVTNYEDEAATLRAEIDDLQEQVEETGSLREDVLSAYRALSELEYERGKLESDLSDAEAELAAVADAAEERDRVTDRLSVVQDELASLRSRIDDLEREAVEAFNEEMASVLDLLEYDIARVWIERKTTNSADDSSFDLHVVRESDGAMYEDTVATLSESERETIGLVVALAGFLVHEVYEFVPFVLLDSLEAIDSDRIVALVDYFAGYAPFLAVAVLPEDAQAFSNEYDRIPAEQLG from the coding sequence GTGACGAACGTCGGCGGTATCGACGACTGCGAAGTCACACTCTCGTCCGGTATCACCATACTCACCGGCCGAAACGCCACGAACCGGACGTCGTTTCTGAGCGCTATCGCTGGCGTGCTCGGCGGGACCGCGGCCATGCTGAAAGCCGACGCCGACTACGGCGGCGTCGAACTCGCGCTCGACGGAGAGACCTACACCCGCGAATACACGCGGCAAGCCGGAACCGTTTCCGTCGACGGCGACCCCTTCGTCGACGAACCGGAATACGTCGACACCTTCGCGTGTCTGCTCGAAGACAACCCCGCCCGTCGTGCGGTCGAACGCGGGGACGACCTGCGCGAGGTCATCATGCGGCCGGTCGATACCGACCAGCTTCGAGACGACATCCGGAACCGCGAGGCCGAACGTGACGACCTTCGGTCGAAGCTCGACGACCTCGAGGCGACGGTCGACCGCCGCCCCAAACTCGAACGCCGCCGCGACGAGCGTCGAGCCGACCTCGAGGCGGTCGAAGACGAACTGGCCGACGTCCGCGAAACCGTAGACGCCTTCGACGCGGCGGAAGCCGAGGCCGAGGAGGCCGAATCGTTGCTCGACGAACTGGAGGAACTGCGTGGGCAACTGGACGACGCACTCGACCGCAAGGACCACCAGGAGTCCGAGCTTCGCTCGCTTCGAACGAAGCGTGCGGACGTGGCGGCCGAACTCGACGATATCGAGTCGTCCGAAGAGGAACTCGACGAACTCGACCAGCAGAGTACCCGACTCAAGCGGCGCAAGCGCGAGGTCGAGAACGAGATCGACGATTTGGTGCGAGTCGTCGAGTTCACCGAGGACCTGTTGGCTGGCGAGACGAGCGGCCTCCGGAACGTCGAAGACGAGGGCGACGTCGCTGCCGACCTCGATCCGTCGTCGAAGACGATGCAGTGTTGGACCTGCGGCAGTCGGGTCGAGCAGTCGGACATCGACGAACGCCTCGAGACGCTCCGAAACCTGGTCACTAAAAAACAGGCCGAACGCGACAGCGTCGAATCCGACCTGACGACGGTCGAAGAGCGGCGACGCGAACTGGAACGCTCGAGCGAACGACAGGCGGAACTCCGTAGTCGACTGGACGAACTCGATCGAGAGATCTCTCACCGAGAGCAAAACGTAACGAACTACGAAGACGAGGCGGCGACGCTCAGAGCGGAGATTGACGACCTCCAAGAGCAGGTCGAAGAAACCGGGTCGCTCCGCGAGGACGTCCTCTCGGCGTATCGAGCGCTCAGCGAACTCGAGTACGAGCGGGGCAAACTCGAAAGCGACCTTTCGGATGCCGAGGCGGAACTGGCAGCAGTGGCCGACGCTGCAGAAGAGCGCGACCGCGTGACGGATCGACTATCCGTAGTCCAGGACGAACTCGCGTCGCTTCGGTCGCGTATCGACGACCTCGAACGCGAGGCCGTCGAGGCGTTCAACGAGGAGATGGCGTCGGTACTCGACCTCTTAGAGTACGACATCGCCCGCGTGTGGATCGAACGCAAGACGACGAACTCGGCGGACGACTCGAGTTTCGACCTCCACGTCGTTCGCGAAAGCGACGGCGCGATGTACGAGGATACCGTCGCGACCCTCTCGGAGTCCGAACGCGAAACCATCGGTCTGGTCGTCGCACTCGCGGGGTTCCTGGTCCACGAAGTGTACGAGTTCGTGCCGTTCGTCCTCCTTGACTCGCTGGAAGCCATCGACTCAGACCGGATCGTCGCTCTCGTCGACTACTTTGCCGGGTACGCTCCATTCCTCGCTGTCGCGGTGCTTCCCGAAGACGCGCAGGCGTTTTCGAACGAGTACGACCGCATCCCGGCCGAACAGCTCGGGTGA
- a CDS encoding Acg family FMN-binding oxidoreductase yields MNDHLDSPWNVDERAFPANAPFEAQARFLLRYAILAPSSHNSQPWEFEIRPDAIDVFADESRWLEIADADKRELFLSVGCAIENLRIAAARFGFAASIDYVPGDGDDLAATVHLDPKAETASRARPGLFEAMTDRRTTHHPYDDRPIPGDVLDRLRDCIRETTVTLLVIDEDDRKESIGRLQFRADEHQFDDPAYRAELGHWIGTGALGASWVMARVGRLAVTHLDLGGREGRKNAALLERAPVLAVLVTEADDDESRLKAGRAFERLTLLATSEGIAHHPVSQTLEVPRIRSELAAELGLEESVPQHLFRLGYSDEDEQHTPRRPLEEVVR; encoded by the coding sequence ATGAACGACCACCTCGATTCACCGTGGAACGTCGACGAGCGAGCGTTCCCGGCAAACGCGCCGTTCGAAGCGCAGGCACGCTTTCTCCTTCGGTACGCGATTCTCGCGCCCTCGAGCCACAACTCGCAACCGTGGGAGTTCGAAATTCGTCCGGACGCGATCGACGTCTTCGCCGACGAATCGCGCTGGTTAGAAATCGCAGACGCTGACAAGCGCGAACTCTTCCTCAGCGTCGGGTGTGCGATCGAGAATCTCCGGATCGCAGCCGCTCGTTTCGGGTTCGCCGCGTCGATCGATTACGTCCCCGGTGACGGTGACGACCTCGCCGCGACCGTCCACCTCGACCCGAAAGCGGAAACAGCGTCTCGAGCGCGACCCGGCCTGTTCGAGGCGATGACGGATCGACGGACGACCCACCACCCTTACGACGACCGGCCGATCCCAGGCGACGTCCTGGATCGGCTCCGAGACTGCATCCGCGAGACGACGGTGACTCTCCTGGTGATCGACGAGGACGACAGGAAGGAGTCGATCGGGAGACTGCAGTTCCGTGCGGACGAGCACCAGTTCGACGACCCCGCGTATCGAGCGGAACTGGGACACTGGATCGGAACGGGGGCGCTCGGTGCCTCGTGGGTGATGGCGCGGGTCGGACGACTCGCGGTGACGCACCTCGATCTGGGCGGCCGAGAAGGACGCAAGAACGCAGCGTTGCTCGAACGGGCGCCGGTGCTCGCGGTTCTGGTCACGGAAGCCGACGACGACGAATCACGACTGAAAGCCGGACGGGCCTTCGAACGACTGACGCTGCTCGCAACGAGCGAGGGGATCGCTCACCACCCCGTGAGCCAGACGCTCGAGGTCCCGCGGATAAGATCCGAACTCGCCGCGGAACTCGGACTCGAGGAGTCGGTCCCGCAGCACCTCTTTCGACTCGGCTACAGTGACGAGGACGAGCAACACACCCCGCGGCGGCCACTCGAGGAGGTAGTACGATGA
- a CDS encoding NADP-dependent oxidoreductase, which produces MPDETNRQWILSERPTGEPSMENVTLREKPIPEPGPKEVLVRTLYMSVDPYMRGRMRDAASYADPWETGDPMRARVVGEVVESNDGGLEPGDLVTGNLYWAEYATSDGADLDRIDTGEAPVSAALHVLGMPGLTAYIGTIEVGQVKPGDTVVVSGAAGAVGSVAGQIARIAGCRVVGIAGSDEKAAWLTGALGFDAAINYQTADDLTAAVGEACPRGVDLYFENVGGEVSDAVLDHLTDYSRVAVCGKISLYNLEPDDERMTGPRRFYQRTRTRVEGFIVSDYDHLAESATERLARWISEDELHYRETMTDGIETAPEAFLGLFEGENIGKQLVEVDEYTG; this is translated from the coding sequence ATGCCCGATGAGACGAATCGGCAGTGGATCTTGTCCGAGAGACCGACGGGAGAGCCGTCGATGGAGAACGTTACGCTCCGCGAGAAACCGATTCCAGAACCGGGACCGAAGGAAGTCCTCGTCCGGACGCTGTACATGTCCGTCGATCCGTACATGCGCGGCCGGATGCGGGACGCGGCTTCCTACGCCGATCCCTGGGAGACCGGCGATCCGATGCGGGCTCGCGTCGTCGGCGAGGTCGTCGAATCGAACGACGGCGGTCTGGAGCCGGGGGATCTCGTTACGGGGAACCTCTACTGGGCCGAGTACGCCACCAGCGACGGGGCTGACCTCGATCGTATCGACACCGGCGAGGCGCCGGTGTCGGCTGCGCTGCACGTCCTCGGAATGCCCGGATTGACGGCCTATATCGGAACGATCGAGGTCGGCCAGGTGAAGCCGGGAGACACGGTCGTCGTCTCGGGAGCAGCGGGCGCTGTCGGGTCCGTTGCCGGCCAGATTGCAAGAATAGCCGGCTGTCGCGTCGTCGGTATCGCCGGATCCGACGAGAAGGCTGCCTGGCTCACCGGTGCCCTCGGGTTCGACGCGGCGATCAACTACCAGACCGCCGATGACCTCACGGCAGCAGTCGGAGAAGCCTGTCCGCGCGGCGTCGATCTCTACTTCGAGAACGTCGGCGGCGAAGTCAGCGACGCTGTGTTGGATCATCTCACCGACTACTCGCGGGTCGCCGTCTGCGGGAAGATTTCGCTCTACAATCTGGAACCCGACGACGAGCGAATGACCGGCCCGCGTCGGTTCTACCAGCGTACACGGACCCGAGTTGAAGGGTTCATCGTCAGCGACTACGACCACCTGGCCGAGAGCGCGACCGAACGGCTCGCTCGCTGGATTAGCGAGGACGAGCTCCACTACCGAGAAACGATGACCGACGGCATCGAAACTGCTCCCGAGGCGTTTCTCGGCCTCTTCGAGGGCGAGAATATCGGCAAACAACTCGTCGAGGTCGACGAGTACACTGGGTGA
- a CDS encoding ArgE/DapE family deacylase: MRSAHREVRGRIEEKRDDLVDLVSELIRQKSVTGNEKPAQEVVSSRLQSSGLDVDIWEPDADRLADHPGFFETSSYLKDGYEDRPNVAATKEGVGDGRSLTFSGHVDVVPADASEWKYDPWNATVEDGRLYGRGSNDMLGGVASILIAFEALRDVDIELAGDLTLQTTVEEEAGGPGGVLSALERGYQPDAAIITEPSGLPNVGMASAGVMYFRIRVPGKSSHAARGYEGVNAIGKATKIYHALDELDRERKSRISYEPAFRTDPRLDGHETNLNVGAVEGGDWPSTVPSEAILEGRIGWPPGETREEVRAEVEATVRDVSETDEWLSAHPPAFDWFGWNAAPHELDTDEEIVQLARENAERITGQKTTFGGGSGGNDERFYNRYYDIPCPSVGPRGENIHGADEYVEIDSLVETAQTLALTAIDWCGIEE, from the coding sequence ATGCGTTCAGCACACAGGGAGGTTCGGGGCCGTATCGAAGAAAAGCGCGATGATCTCGTCGATCTCGTGAGTGAACTCATCCGCCAGAAATCCGTTACCGGAAACGAAAAGCCCGCTCAGGAGGTCGTCTCGTCGCGTTTGCAGTCGTCCGGACTCGACGTCGACATCTGGGAACCGGATGCCGACAGACTCGCGGACCATCCGGGGTTTTTCGAGACGTCGTCCTACCTGAAAGACGGATACGAGGACCGCCCGAACGTCGCAGCGACCAAAGAGGGCGTCGGAGATGGTCGGTCACTGACATTCAGCGGTCACGTCGACGTCGTGCCGGCCGATGCAAGCGAGTGGAAGTACGACCCGTGGAACGCCACCGTCGAGGATGGCCGTCTCTACGGACGCGGAAGCAACGACATGCTCGGTGGTGTCGCTTCCATTCTGATCGCCTTCGAAGCACTCCGGGACGTCGACATCGAATTGGCAGGCGACCTCACTCTCCAGACGACCGTCGAGGAGGAGGCCGGCGGCCCAGGCGGTGTACTCTCCGCGCTCGAGCGGGGATACCAGCCCGATGCGGCGATCATTACCGAACCTTCCGGGCTCCCGAACGTCGGAATGGCGAGTGCTGGTGTAATGTACTTCCGTATTCGCGTCCCCGGAAAGTCGTCACACGCTGCACGGGGCTACGAAGGGGTCAACGCTATCGGAAAGGCGACGAAAATCTACCATGCGCTCGACGAACTCGACCGAGAACGGAAATCGCGAATCTCGTACGAACCGGCCTTTCGGACCGATCCGCGACTCGACGGCCACGAGACCAACCTGAACGTGGGCGCTGTCGAAGGCGGCGACTGGCCCTCGACGGTTCCGTCCGAAGCGATTCTGGAAGGACGTATCGGATGGCCGCCCGGCGAAACGCGCGAGGAGGTCCGGGCGGAAGTGGAAGCGACCGTGCGCGACGTCTCGGAGACCGATGAGTGGCTGTCCGCGCACCCGCCCGCGTTCGACTGGTTCGGGTGGAACGCCGCTCCTCACGAACTCGACACGGACGAAGAGATCGTCCAACTCGCACGGGAGAACGCCGAGAGGATCACCGGCCAGAAAACGACCTTCGGCGGCGGCAGCGGCGGAAACGACGAACGGTTCTACAACCGATATTACGACATACCCTGTCCCTCCGTCGGTCCGCGCGGCGAAAACATCCACGGCGCCGACGAGTACGTGGAAATAGATTCGTTAGTCGAGACGGCACAGACCCTAGCCCTGACCGCTATCGACTGGTGTGGGATCGAGGAGTAA